Part of the Pseudomonas sp. ADAK13 genome is shown below.
TCCAGGGACGGTGGCTGGTTGGTGACGTCGTGGGTTTCGGCGAACGGGTGCAGGTTCATGACGGGCCTCCTGAAAAAAGGCCACGTTCATTGAGGCCTGAATTTCAGTTAAGCACCGTCACCTGGCTTAAAAAAGTGGCATACACGCCTAATTCGCGGCGCTTTCGCCCTCGACCTGATGCAGCAACCGCAGTTGCAGCACCAACTGCAAGGCTTCGAAGCGTACCGGTTTGGTCACTCGATCGGTGATACCCACGCCGTGGCAGCTCTCGCGTTCCGGCGCATGCTGCGAGGTGCTCAAGGCGATCACTGGCAGTTCGCCACAGCCGGGCAACGCACGAATCTGACAGCACAGAGAGAACCCGCCCTCCGGCACATCCAGCAACACTGCATCGAAGGTTTCACTCTGCAACAGCGCCAGGGCGGCCGGCCCGTTGTCGACGGTTTTCACGCGGTAACCGAGCTTGAGCAACATGCCGCGCACCACCAGTTGGGCCACGCTGTTGTCGTCTACCAGCAACACTGCGCACTCCTGAGGGCTGCGTTGTGGCTGCGGTACTCGCCGCACTGGCGCTGGCTCGGGTTGCACCGGGCTGACAGCCAGTTCCAGCTGGAAGCGGCTGCCACGCCGCGGCTCGGAATTGTGGGTGAGGCGCCCACCGAGCAATTCGATCAATTGCCGGCAGATTGCCAGGCCGATGCCCATGCCGCCGTACCGACGCGTGGTCGAGCCATCAAGCTGGAAGAAGCGCTGGTAAAGGGTCGCTTCATCGAGGTAAGCGAACCCGATGCCGGTGTCGGTCACGATAAAGGTCAGGCGCAACGTCCCGTCAGCCTGGGGCACGCCGACTACCCGCACCCGCACCGAACCTTCGTGGGTGAACTTGAAGGCGTTGTCCAACAGGCAATCCAGGCATTGCGCCAACTTGCCGGGATCAGCGTTGATGCGGTCCGGCAGCTCATCCGCCAGGTCGATCGAAAACTCCAGGCCCTTACTCTGGGCGCTGGTCGCGAACTGCTGGCGCAAGGTGTCGAGCACGCCACGCAGGCTGAACACCTCGGGTTGCGGGCTGAGGCGCCCGGCCTGCAGTTCGGTGAGGGTCAGGATGCCGTTGACCATGCGCATCATCTCGCGGGCCGAGCCGGCGGCAGTTTGGTGATACTGGGCGAGGTCGCCTTGCAGCGGCTCGGTCTGCATCAACTCCAGGGAGCCGATCACGCCGTTCATCGGCGTGCGCAGTTCGTGGGTCAAGGTGGCGAGGAATTCATCCTTGAGCTGGTTGCTGTGGGCCAGTTGGGTGTTGAGCACTTCGAGTTTCTGGCTGGCATCAAACAGGATTTGCGCCTGCTGCTCACGCATCGAGTTGATGCGGTCGGCCAGTGCCAGGGACAGCAAGGCTACTTCGAGTGCCGAGCCGATCTGGCTGGCGTACATCGTGAGGAACACATTGGGCAGGTAGCCCAGCACCATCATCGTATTGACCACCCCGCCCAGCAGGAACGCGGTCCAGGCAATGATGAAGTAACGCGCCATCCTCTGGCCGCAGTACCAGGCCTTGATGGCCGCGACGAAGATAGTCACGGTGAACACCAGCGCCAAACCGGTGGCCAGGCGCAGGGCCAATGCATAACTGGTGAACAGCGCCAGCACCATCACCGCCGCACCGCTGACCGCCAGCGCCAGTAACAGCCGATTGATCCAGCGACTGTAAAGCGCGGTGTGCAGGAAGCTGCGGGCAAACAGGCTGCCGAACAGCGCCGCCGAACCGATCAGGAACGGCACCGCCGCATTCGCCCACCACGGGTTATCAGGCCAGAAGTACTGCACGGCCACGCCATTGACCGACAGTTGATACAGGCCGAACGAAGCAATGTAGAGGATGTAATAGAGGTAGCTGGTGTCGCGCACGCTCAGGTAGATGAACAGGTTGTAGACCAGCATGCCGAGCAGCACGCCGTAGATCACGCCCAGCACGTACAGGCGCAGCGGCTGTTCTTCGAGGTACGCGGTGGTAGACCAGAGGGTCAGCGGTGCCTGGATCGAGCCCTGGCTTTGCAGGCGCAGGTACAGGGTTTCCCGTTGGTCCGGCGCGAAGTCGAGCTTGAACAGGTAGTTACTCTGGCGAATTTCACGGCTGGAAAACGGCAGGCTACTGCCGGTGCGCGAGACCAGTCGATAGTTGCCGACGCTGTCGGGCTCGTAGAGTTCCAGTTGGTTGAGCGGCGGATACGCCAGTTCCAGCAGCCAGTGGCGCGAGACATCCAGAATTGTCGGACGGTAATGCAGGTCGAGCTTGAGCCAGAACACCGAGCGCGAATAGCCGGCATTCAGGGTGGCTTTGTCATGGGTCTTGAAGCGACTGGCGAGGACTGGCGAGCTGATATCGCCAATGGTCAGGGCGCCACTTGGGTCTTCAAGCACTTGCATCACTTGGCCCAGGGGCAACCGCGTGGTGGTCTCGTTGAACTCGACTGCGCCGGCCAGCATCGGCAGCCCGCTCAACAGTAACATCAGCAAATAGCGCATAGAGCCCCAGCGTGACCTGTCCGGTTATGTCAAAAGCCTCCATTCCTTTTGAGCAGACGTATACCGGCGATACAGTTATTGGTTTGGATCCACTCTAGCATAGCCATTACAGGCCAAAAGACACCATTGAAATAATTTTTTGAAAGGCTCTAGAACGGGCATTACAGAGTATTTGACCTGTATTTTCGCGTGATAGCAAACAGCCATTTCGTCCGACTCCTCCGCTAAAAATTCAACCATCGCCCGACAGCCACCCAAAAAGCGTTTGGTGGTAAGCTCGCGCACCATGAATATCTACAGCTCTCGCCCCGTTGTCCTCTGTCTCTCCGGCCATGATCCCAGTGGTGGCGCCGGCTTGCAGGCAGATATCGAAGCCCTGCTCGCCCAGGGTTGTCATGCGGCCCCGGCCGTCACCGCGTTGACCGTGCAGAACACCGTCAACGTCAGCGATTTCCGCGTGCTGGACCGCGAGTGGGTGCTGGCCCAGGCCAACGCCGTGCTCGGCGACTCCGACGTCGCGGCGGTGAAGCTGGGCATGCTCGGTTCCCTGGAGATGGTCGACACTGTGGTCGAACTGCTCCAGGCGCACCCGCATTTGCCGGTGGTCTGCGACCCGGTGCTGCGCGCCGGTGGCGGCGGCAGCCTGGGCAAGGACGAAGTCGGCTATGCCATGCGCGAACGGCTGTTGCCGCTGTCGCTGATCGCCACGCCAAACCTGCCCGAAGCGCGCATCCTCGCTGAACTGCCCGAGGGCACGGCGGACGAGTGCGCCGCCAGGCTGCTGCCGTTCATCAAGCACCTGCTGATCACCGGCGGCCATGGCGACGAGCACGAAGTGCACAACCGCCTCTACAGCCGCGACGGCACGCACCAGACCTTTACCTGCCAGCGCCTGCCCGGCAGTTATCACGGTTCCGGCTGCACCCTGGCCAGCGCGCTGGCCGGTCGGCTGGCACAGGGCGAAGGTTTGGTGAGCGCGGTGCAATCAGCCCTCAACTACACTTGGCGCACCCTGCGTGACGCTGAACAACTCGGCCAGGGGCAATTCGTGCCTCGTCGTCTGCCGTTGGATTTCTGCTCGTAATACCAAGAGGCCTGTCCGATGAAACTACGTGGCCTTTATGCCATTACCGACAGCCAACTGTTGGCCGGCAAGTTCCTGGCCTACGTCGAAGCGGCGTTGGACGGTGGCGTGACCCTGTTGCAATACCGCGATAAAAGCAGCGACGAAGCGCGCCGCCTGCGGGAAGCCGAAAAACTGCGTGAGCTGTGCTCGCGCTACAAGACACAGCTGATCATCAACGATGACGCCGAACTGGCCGCGCGCCTCGGCGTCGGCGTACACCTGGGCCAGACCGACGGCCCGCTGACCCCGGCTCGTGCGCTGCTGGGCTCCAAGGCGATCATCGGTTCCACCTGCCACAGCCAGATCGAGCTGGCCGAGCAGGCCGCCAAAGAGGGCGCCAGTTACGTCGCCTTCGGCCGCTTCTTCAACTCCAACACCAAGCCCGGCGCCCCGGCGGCCACCGTTGAACTGCTGGCCCAGGCCCGCGCGCGGTTGCACCTGCCGATCTGCGTGATTGGCGGCATCACCTTGGAAAACGCCGAACCACTGGTGGCCCACGGTGCCGACCTGCTGGCGGTGGTGCACGGCCTGTTTGGTGCCGACAGCACTCAGGAAGTCACCCGCCGCGCCCGCGCCTTTAACGATCTTCTAAAATCTTGAATTCAGAGAACACGATCATGTCCCGTTCCGAAACCCTGTTTGCCAATGCCCAGAAACACATCCCCGGCGGTGTGAACTCCCCCGTGCGAGCGTTCAAGAGCGTTGGCGGCACCCCGTTGTTCTTCAAACATGCCGAAGGCGCCTACGTCACCGACGAAGATGACAAGCGCTACGTCGACTACGTGGGTTCGTGGGGCCCGATGATCCTCGGCCACAGCCACCCGGACGTGCTGGATGCAGTACGCCAGCAACTGCAACACGGCCTGTCCTATGGCGCACCCACCGCCATGGAAACCGAGATGGCTGATCTGGTCTGCTCCATCGTGCCGTCCATGGAGATGGTGCGGATGGTCAGCTCCGGCACCGAAGCCACCATGAGTGCGATTCGCCTGGCCCGTGGTTTCACCGGCCGCGACAGCATCATCAAGTTCGAAGGCTGCTACCACGGCCACTCCGACAGCCTGCTGGTCAAGGCCGGTTCCGGCGCACTGACCCAGGGCGTACCGAGCTCCGCCGGGGTGCCGGCCGCGTTTGCCAAACACACCCTGACCCTGCCGTTCAACGACATCGCCGCCGTCGAGCAGATGCTCAGCGAAGTCGGCCAGGAAGTGGCCTGCATCATCGTCGAGCCAGTGGCCGGCAACATGAACTGCGTGCCGCCGGCACCGGGCTTTCTGGAAGGCCTGCGCGAACAGTGCGACAAGCACGGCGTGGTATTGATTTTTGATGAAGTGATGACCGGTTTCCGCGTTGCCCTCGGCGGCGCCCAGGCGTACTACGGCGTGACGCCCGACCTGAGCACCTTCGGCAAAATCATCGGTGGCGGCATGCCGGTGGGCTGCTTCGGCGGCAAGCGTGAAATCATGCAACACATCGCGCCACTGGGCCCGGTGTACCAGGCGGGCACGCTCTCGGGTAACCCGCTGGCCATGGCCGCCGGCCTGACCACCCTGCGCCTGATCAGCCGCCCGGGCTTCCACGCCGAACTGACCGACTACACCACCCGCCTGCTGGACGGCCTGCAACAGCGTGCCGACGCGGCTGGCATTCCGTTCGTGACCACCCAAGCGGGCGGCATGTTCGGCCTGTACTTCAGCGGCGCCGACGACATCGTCACCTTCGACGACGTGATGGGTAGCGATGCCGATCTGTTCAAGCGCTTCTTCCACCTGATGCTGGAAGGTGGCGTGTACCTGGCACCGAGCGCCTTTGAAGCCGGTTTCACCTCGATTGCCCATGGTGATGCCGAGCTGAAACTGACACTCGATGCCGCTGAACGCGCCTTTGCCGCCTTGAAATAAGCGCCTCAAAAACCTGACGTCGCCCCTGGCGGCGTCAGATTTGCTACTTTGCTTACAGATATTTCCGTCTTTTTTCGAGAATTTACCTGCAATCCGGCAGATAACTTGCCCACGCAGCAGAAAAACGAGTAAAGACTTTGTAAGCAGGTGCCTGCTTATTTCATAATGCGCGCTTATTGGATCCCCCCGTGGGTCCCGCGCCCCGTCAGAGGTAAGTCGATTCCCATGAAACGCACCGGCCGCACCCTGGTTCTGGGCTGCCTGTTGCTCCTTCAGCCGCTGCTGGCGTTTGCCCAGGCAGGCGGCAACTCGTTGTTAATCCCAGCGATGGGTCGTTGCACCCTCAATACCCAGCCAGAAAGCCAGGCCGAAGCCCTGAGCGCGTGCCAGAAACAGGCCGATGCCGGGGATGCGCAGGCGCAATACGAGTTGGGCGAGTACTTCTACGACAGTAAAAACCCCGCACGCGACCTCAACAAAGCCTTGAACTACTTCGAGAAAGCCTCGTTGCAAGGCCACGCTCAGGCGCAATTCCAGCTCGGCACCATGTTTTTCCATGGCGAAGGCGTACCGGCCAATAACGTTCAGGCGTATATCGTGCTGAAAATGGCGGCGGTCAATGGCGCCGAAGATGCGCTGGACACGGCCGACGAAGTGGCCGAGCACATGCAGCGCGACGAACTGGAAGTAGCGACCCAGGTACTGGGGCAGATTTTCCGCAACTACCTGCAGGAACTGCAGAGTGCAGATGGCAGCTCGCCATTCTCGCCACTGCCGGATCCTTCACGCTGAGGAATTGCTCCCATGCCTGGCATGGGAACATTCACGGTCTTACTTCTCTGGCATCGGCATCGGAAACGGCATGACGTTGCTCATGCCCCGGGCCTCGCTGATTTTCGGCGTCCCCAGGCGCTCGACTTCATCGATGCGCACAATCGAATGCATCGGCACAAAACTGCGCACCACGCCTTCGAACTGAGCCTTGAGTTTTTCCTCGCCCGGGTCGACGACCAGCTGTGTGCGCTCGCCAAAGACGAACTCTTCCACTTCCAGGAAGCCCCACAGATCACTTTGATAGATCTGCTTGGCGTACATTTCGAACACCTGGCCCTGGTTAAGGAAAATCACCTTGTAGATTGGAGCTTCACGTTTGGTCATGGTGGGCGGGTAACACATCGGGGGATATAAAAGAGGGCGCGAACTATAGCATGGCGTCCGATGCACAGTGCTAGGAACCTATCGGCATGCCCCCTATAATGCGCGGTTCTTTACCACCAGTTGACGATCCCCCATGGCCAAGAAGCTTTACATCGAAACCCACGGTTGCCAGATGAACGAGTACGACAGCTCGCGCATGGTCGATCTGCTGGGTGAACATCAGGCCCTGGAAGTCACCGCCCGCGCTGAAGATGCCGACGTGATCCTGCTCAATACCTGCTCGATCCGCGAGCGGGCCCAGGACCGGGTCTACTCGCAACTGGGCCGCTGGCGCGAGCTGAAACTGGCCAACCCGGACATGGTGATCGCCGTCGGCGGTTGCGTGGCCAGCCAGGAAGGCGCCGCCATCCGCGACCGCGCACCGTATGTCGACGTGGTCTTCGGCCCGCAAACCCTGCACCGCCTGCCGGAAATGATCGACGCCGCCCGCATCACCAAGCTGCCGCAAGTCGACGTCTCGTTCCCGGAAATCGAAAAATTCGACCACCTGCCCGAGCCGCGCATCGACGGCCCGAGCGCGTATGTGTCGGTGATGGAAGGTTGCAGCAAGTACTGCACCTTCTGCGTGGTGCCATACACTCGCGGCGAAGAAGTCAGCCGCCCGTTCGACGACGTGCTGGCGGAGATCATTCACCTGGCCGAGAACGGCGTGCGCGAAGTGACCCTGCTGGGGCAGAACGTCAACGGTTATCGCGGCCAGACCCACGACGGGCGCCTGGCTGACCTCGCGGAGCTGATCCGCGTGGTGGCTGCCGTCGACGGGATCGAGCGGATCCGCTACACCACCTCGCACCCGTTGGAGTTCTCCGACAGCCTGATCCAGGCCCACGCCGAAGTGCCGGAGCTGGTCAAACACCTGCATCTGCCAGTGCAATCGGGCTCGGACCGCATTCTGTCGGCCATGAAGCGCAACCACACCGCCCTGGAATACAAATCCAAACTGCGCAAATTGCGTGCAGCAGTGCCGGGGATTTGCATCAGTTCGGACTTTATCGTCGGCTTCCCCGGCGAAACCGAGAAAGATTTCCAGCAGACCATGAAGCTGATTGAAGACGTCGGTTTCGACTTCTCCTACTCCTTCGTCTACAGCCAGC
Proteins encoded:
- a CDS encoding hydroxymethylpyrimidine/phosphomethylpyrimidine kinase, whose product is MNIYSSRPVVLCLSGHDPSGGAGLQADIEALLAQGCHAAPAVTALTVQNTVNVSDFRVLDREWVLAQANAVLGDSDVAAVKLGMLGSLEMVDTVVELLQAHPHLPVVCDPVLRAGGGGSLGKDEVGYAMRERLLPLSLIATPNLPEARILAELPEGTADECAARLLPFIKHLLITGGHGDEHEVHNRLYSRDGTHQTFTCQRLPGSYHGSGCTLASALAGRLAQGEGLVSAVQSALNYTWRTLRDAEQLGQGQFVPRRLPLDFCS
- a CDS encoding DUF1820 family protein → MTKREAPIYKVIFLNQGQVFEMYAKQIYQSDLWGFLEVEEFVFGERTQLVVDPGEEKLKAQFEGVVRSFVPMHSIVRIDEVERLGTPKISEARGMSNVMPFPMPMPEK
- a CDS encoding tetratricopeptide repeat protein; its protein translation is MKRTGRTLVLGCLLLLQPLLAFAQAGGNSLLIPAMGRCTLNTQPESQAEALSACQKQADAGDAQAQYELGEYFYDSKNPARDLNKALNYFEKASLQGHAQAQFQLGTMFFHGEGVPANNVQAYIVLKMAAVNGAEDALDTADEVAEHMQRDELEVATQVLGQIFRNYLQELQSADGSSPFSPLPDPSR
- the hemL gene encoding glutamate-1-semialdehyde 2,1-aminomutase, producing MSRSETLFANAQKHIPGGVNSPVRAFKSVGGTPLFFKHAEGAYVTDEDDKRYVDYVGSWGPMILGHSHPDVLDAVRQQLQHGLSYGAPTAMETEMADLVCSIVPSMEMVRMVSSGTEATMSAIRLARGFTGRDSIIKFEGCYHGHSDSLLVKAGSGALTQGVPSSAGVPAAFAKHTLTLPFNDIAAVEQMLSEVGQEVACIIVEPVAGNMNCVPPAPGFLEGLREQCDKHGVVLIFDEVMTGFRVALGGAQAYYGVTPDLSTFGKIIGGGMPVGCFGGKREIMQHIAPLGPVYQAGTLSGNPLAMAAGLTTLRLISRPGFHAELTDYTTRLLDGLQQRADAAGIPFVTTQAGGMFGLYFSGADDIVTFDDVMGSDADLFKRFFHLMLEGGVYLAPSAFEAGFTSIAHGDAELKLTLDAAERAFAALK
- the thiE gene encoding thiamine phosphate synthase is translated as MKLRGLYAITDSQLLAGKFLAYVEAALDGGVTLLQYRDKSSDEARRLREAEKLRELCSRYKTQLIINDDAELAARLGVGVHLGQTDGPLTPARALLGSKAIIGSTCHSQIELAEQAAKEGASYVAFGRFFNSNTKPGAPAATVELLAQARARLHLPICVIGGITLENAEPLVAHGADLLAVVHGLFGADSTQEVTRRARAFNDLLKS
- the miaB gene encoding tRNA (N6-isopentenyl adenosine(37)-C2)-methylthiotransferase MiaB; this encodes MAKKLYIETHGCQMNEYDSSRMVDLLGEHQALEVTARAEDADVILLNTCSIRERAQDRVYSQLGRWRELKLANPDMVIAVGGCVASQEGAAIRDRAPYVDVVFGPQTLHRLPEMIDAARITKLPQVDVSFPEIEKFDHLPEPRIDGPSAYVSVMEGCSKYCTFCVVPYTRGEEVSRPFDDVLAEIIHLAENGVREVTLLGQNVNGYRGQTHDGRLADLAELIRVVAAVDGIERIRYTTSHPLEFSDSLIQAHAEVPELVKHLHLPVQSGSDRILSAMKRNHTALEYKSKLRKLRAAVPGICISSDFIVGFPGETEKDFQQTMKLIEDVGFDFSYSFVYSQRPGTPAADLLDETPEALKKERLNALQHRLNQQGFEISRQMVGSTQRILVTDYSKKDPGELQGRTENNRIVNFRCDNPTLIGQFADVHIDAAQPHSLRGSLVN
- a CDS encoding hybrid sensor histidine kinase/response regulator, whose product is MRYLLMLLLSGLPMLAGAVEFNETTTRLPLGQVMQVLEDPSGALTIGDISSPVLASRFKTHDKATLNAGYSRSVFWLKLDLHYRPTILDVSRHWLLELAYPPLNQLELYEPDSVGNYRLVSRTGSSLPFSSREIRQSNYLFKLDFAPDQRETLYLRLQSQGSIQAPLTLWSTTAYLEEQPLRLYVLGVIYGVLLGMLVYNLFIYLSVRDTSYLYYILYIASFGLYQLSVNGVAVQYFWPDNPWWANAAVPFLIGSAALFGSLFARSFLHTALYSRWINRLLLALAVSGAAVMVLALFTSYALALRLATGLALVFTVTIFVAAIKAWYCGQRMARYFIIAWTAFLLGGVVNTMMVLGYLPNVFLTMYASQIGSALEVALLSLALADRINSMREQQAQILFDASQKLEVLNTQLAHSNQLKDEFLATLTHELRTPMNGVIGSLELMQTEPLQGDLAQYHQTAAGSAREMMRMVNGILTLTELQAGRLSPQPEVFSLRGVLDTLRQQFATSAQSKGLEFSIDLADELPDRINADPGKLAQCLDCLLDNAFKFTHEGSVRVRVVGVPQADGTLRLTFIVTDTGIGFAYLDEATLYQRFFQLDGSTTRRYGGMGIGLAICRQLIELLGGRLTHNSEPRRGSRFQLELAVSPVQPEPAPVRRVPQPQRSPQECAVLLVDDNSVAQLVVRGMLLKLGYRVKTVDNGPAALALLQSETFDAVLLDVPEGGFSLCCQIRALPGCGELPVIALSTSQHAPERESCHGVGITDRVTKPVRFEALQLVLQLRLLHQVEGESAAN